In Zonotrichia leucophrys gambelii isolate GWCS_2022_RI chromosome 12, RI_Zleu_2.0, whole genome shotgun sequence, a single genomic region encodes these proteins:
- the RAB7A gene encoding ras-related protein Rab-7a — MTSRKKVLLKVIILGDSGVGKTSLMNQYVNKKFSNQYKATIGADFLTKEVMVDDRLVTMQIWDTAGQERFQSLGVAFYRGADCCVLVFDVTAPNTFKTLDSWRDEFLIQASPRDPENFPFVVLGNKIDLENRQVTTKRAQAWCYSKNNIPYFETSAKEAINVEQAFQTIARNALKQETEVELYNEFPEPIKLDKTDRAKASAESCSC, encoded by the exons ATGACTTCTAGGAAGAAAGTGTTACTGAAAGTCATCATCCTTGGAGACTCTGG GGTGGGAAAGACATCGCTCATGAACCAGTATGTGAACAAGAAATTCAGTAACCAGTACAAGGCTACGATAGGTGCAGACTTCCTGACAAAAGAGGTGATGGTGGATGACAGGCTAGTGACAATGCAG ATATGGGATACAGCAGGCCAAGAACGATTTCAGTCTCTGGGAGTTGCCTTCTACAGGGGAGCAGATTGCTGTGTGCTGGTGTTCGATGTCACGGCTCCCAACACGTTCAAAACCCTAGACAGCTGGAGGGATGAATTCCTCATTCAGGCCAGTCCAAGGGATCCtgagaattttccttttgtcGTGCTGGGAAACAAGATTGACCTAGAAAACAGACAA GTCACCACAAAACGGGCACAAGCCTGGTGCTACAGTAAAAACAACATCCCCTACTTTGAAACCAGTGCCAAGGAGGCCATTAACGTGGAACAAGCTTTCCAGACGATTGCACGAAATGCACTTAAACAG GAAACCGAAGTGGAACTTTACAATGAATTCCCCGAACCCATCAAACTAGACAAGACTGACCGAGCGAAGGcttctgcagagagctgcagctgctga
- the LOC135453348 gene encoding histone H2A type 2-B, which yields MSGRGKSGGKARAKAKSRSSRAGLQFPVGRVHRLLRKGNYAERVGAGAPVYLAAVLEYLSAEILELAGNAARDNKKTRIIPRHLQLAIRNDEELNKLLGGVTIAQGGVLPNIQAVLLPKKTQSSKK from the coding sequence ATGTCGGGCCGGGGGAAGTCCGGCGGAAAGGCGCGGGCCAAGGCCAAGTCGCGCTCGTCGCGGGCCGGGCTGCAGTTCCCCGTGGGGCGGGTGCACCGGCTGCTGCGCAAGGGTAACTACGCGGAGCGGGTGGGCGCCGGGGCGCCGGTGTACCTGGCGGCCGTGCTGGAGTACCTGTCGGCTGAGATCCTGGAGCTGGCGGGCAACGCGGCCCGCGACAACAAGAAGACGCGCATCATCCCGCGGCACCTGCAGCTCGCCATCCGCAACGACGAGGAGCTCAACAAGCTGCTGGGCGGCGTGACCATCGCCCAGGGCGGCGTCCTGCCCAACATCCAGGCCGTGCTGCTGCCCAAGAAGACGCAGAGCTCCAAGAAGTGA
- the LOC135453147 gene encoding histone H1.10, whose product MSVDLEETDLPMAEAEEAPLSPEKKAAAKKAKGGGGASLSPSKKRKNNKKKNQPGKYSQLVVETIRKLGERNGSSLAKIYNEAKKVAWFDQQNGRTYLKYSIKALVQNDTLLQVKGTGANGSFKLNRKKLEGGGEGGAGNSAHKSLKKATVSSTRRAEKPAAKSKKPEKKSHKKGASSAAAKKDKGKAKKATKKGAASPGGKKVKKSAKPKALKSRKA is encoded by the coding sequence ATGTCGGTAGACCTAGAAGAAACCGATCTACCCAtggctgaggcagaggaggcGCCGCTCTCCCCGGAGAAGAAAGCGGCTGCTAAGAAGGCGAAAGGAGGCGGCGGCGCCTCGTTGTCGCCATCgaagaaaaggaagaacaaCAAGAAGAAGAACCAGCCGGGCAAATACAGCCAGCTAGTGGTGGAGACGATCCGCAAGCTGGGCGAGCGCAATGGCTCCTCGCTGGCCAAGATCTATAACGAGGCCAAGAAAGTGGCTTGGTTCGACCAGCAGAACGGCAGGACTTACCTGAAGTACTCAATTAAGGCACTGGTACAGAACGACACGCTGCTCCAGGTCAAGGGCACCGGCGCCAACGGCTCCTTCAAGCTCAACAGGAAGAAGCTGGAAGGCGGCGGGGAGGGGGGCGCGGGCAACAGCGCCCACAAGTCACTAAAGAAGGCGACGGTGTCCTCGACCCGGAGGGCGGAGAAGCCGGCGGCCAAGAGCAAGAAGCCCGAGAAGAAATCGCACAAGAAGGGAGCCAGCAGCGCGGCGGCGAAGAAAGACAAGGGCAAAGCCAAGAAGGCCACCAAGAAGGGAGCCGCGTCCCCCGGGGGCAAGAAGGTGAAGAAGTCGGCAAAGCCCAAGGCGCTCAAGAGCCGGAAGGCATGA